From Pongo pygmaeus isolate AG05252 chromosome 1, NHGRI_mPonPyg2-v2.0_pri, whole genome shotgun sequence, one genomic window encodes:
- the LOC134738324 gene encoding basic proline-rich protein-like — MDTGPARPDTKHPPPGGTSGAETGSPRLSDRAEGGERRERARGVQEPGSRTPLPQGRPPGAEAADAQTAESGTISQALAAANGSPLRSPPPPPDPRTSPNEFPAATAARAAAPAPGLHASVGASPPARRLPSQPPAPAGRGAHQPWGQLGRQATAYAEAGGGGITRGGRRLHRDAPGRRRRAAPWTLLPRPRPRLPPRSAAEEPGHHGRRQRQQRRREQQHMTL, encoded by the coding sequence ATGGACACCGGGCCAGCAAGGCCAGACACCAAACACCCACCTCCGGGAGGAACCAGCGGAGCCGAAACCGGCTCTCCCCGCCTTTCCGATAGGGCGGAAGGAGGCGAGAGAAGGGAGCGCGCGCGAGGGGTCCAGGAGCCAGGCAGCCGCACTCCCCTCCCGCAGGGCCGGCCGCCCGGGGCCGAAGCGGCCGACGCTCAGACTGCAGAAAGCGGAACAATCTCCCAGGCCCTGGCGGCAGCAAACGGGAGCCCACTCCGCTCGCCGCCACCTCCTCCCGACCCCCGGACGTCCCCGAATGAGTTCCCGGCCGCAACCGCAGCTCGGGCCGCGGCGCCTGCGCCAGGGTTGCACGCTTCGGTCGGCGCGTCTCCACCTGCGCGTCGCCTTCCCTCGCAGCCCCCGGCCCCTGCCGGGAGAGGTGCGCACCAACCTTGGGGGCAGCTCGGCCGCCAAGCCACGGCTTATGCTGAGGCCGGAGGTGGCGGCATCACCCGCGGCGGGCGGCGGCTGCACCGGGACGCGCCGGGGCGGCGAAGGCGCGCTGCGCCCTGGACCCTGCTCCCGCGGCCCCGCCCGCGGCTGCCACCTCGAAGCGCGGCGGAGGAGCCGGGGCACCACgggcggcggcagcggcagcaGCGGCGACGGGAGCAGCAGCACATGACTCTGTAA